The proteins below are encoded in one region of Conger conger chromosome 17, fConCon1.1, whole genome shotgun sequence:
- the LOC133116710 gene encoding uncharacterized protein LOC133116710 isoform X2: MRTHAAKVIHATMFLPFHGKPVDMIPRHIVLLLSVLLAVRLSHESDTVSVLQPKTRDVNPDGSATIDCQLQGAQESWKMQVSLSGKNNRKNNRKDCLVFNKAGSIQSSQYDTNQCVWRNSSFNHFQFTLFHLEPGTEDEYVCEFYRTYPVPIQNFLGKGTKLVSGPTPAPMSGTPVPVCPSAYTVPQCPELGPLNWGLVGLAGSLLLCCFMVTCAYIQLRVKQEKDMDASLTYVAMQPPQSHMEHMNGDAESNTTYMDMRKMQLQGRTSRRDMNYNSQQMTH; encoded by the exons atgcgcacacacgcagcaAAAGTAATACATGCGACAATGTTTCTTCCATTCCACGGGAAACCTGTCGATATGATACCCAGACACATCGTCCTGCTGCTCTCCGTTCTGCTGGCTGTACGTCTCAGCCATG AGTCAGACACAGTCTCTgtgctccagcccaagaccagggATGTAAACCCAGACGGTTCTGCAACCATCGATTGCCAGCTCCAAGGCGCACAAGAGTCCTGGAAGAtgcaggtctctctctcagggaaaAACAATAGGAAAAACAATAGGAAAGACTGCCTGGTGTTCAACAAAGCAGGCTCGATCCAGTCCAGCCAGTATGATACGAACCAATGTGTCTGGAGAAATAGTTCATTTAATCACTTCCAGTTCACCCTCTTTCACCTGGAACCAGGCACTGAAGATGAATATGTATGTGAATTCTACAGGACATATCCCGTTCCGATACAAAACTTTCTCGGGAAAGGCACAAAGCTGGTCTCAG gaccaacaccagcaccaaTGTCAGGAACACCGGTGCCGGTCTGCCCCTCTGCATACACAGTCCCACAGTGCCCAGAGCTCGGACCTCTAAACTGGGgactggtgggcctggctggcTCCCTGCTTCTCTGCTGCTTCATGGTCACATGTGCCTACATACAGCTGAGG GTCAAGCAGGAAAAAGATATGGATGCTTCACTGACATATGTGGCTATGCAG CCTCCCCAGTCCCATATGGAACACATG AATGGTGACGCAGAAAGCAACACCACCTACATGGACATGCGCAAAATGCAGTTACAAGGCAGGACATCACGAAGAGACATGAACTACAATTCCCAACAGATGACTCACTGA
- the LOC133116710 gene encoding uncharacterized protein LOC133116710 isoform X1: protein MRTHAAKVIHATMFLPFHGKPVDMIPRHIVLLLSVLLAVRLSHESDTVSVLQPKTRDVNPDGSATIDCQLQGAQESWKMQVSLSGKNNRKNNRKDCLVFNKAGSIQSSQYDTNQCVWRNSSFNHFQFTLFHLEPGTEDEYVCEFYRTYPVPIQNFLGKGTKLVSGPTPAPMSGTPVPVCPSAYTVPQCPELGPLNWGLVGLAGSLLLCCFMVTCAYIQLRVKQEKDMDASLTYVAMQPPQSHMEHMQNGDAESNTTYMDMRKMQLQGRTSRRDMNYNSQQMTH, encoded by the exons atgcgcacacacgcagcaAAAGTAATACATGCGACAATGTTTCTTCCATTCCACGGGAAACCTGTCGATATGATACCCAGACACATCGTCCTGCTGCTCTCCGTTCTGCTGGCTGTACGTCTCAGCCATG AGTCAGACACAGTCTCTgtgctccagcccaagaccagggATGTAAACCCAGACGGTTCTGCAACCATCGATTGCCAGCTCCAAGGCGCACAAGAGTCCTGGAAGAtgcaggtctctctctcagggaaaAACAATAGGAAAAACAATAGGAAAGACTGCCTGGTGTTCAACAAAGCAGGCTCGATCCAGTCCAGCCAGTATGATACGAACCAATGTGTCTGGAGAAATAGTTCATTTAATCACTTCCAGTTCACCCTCTTTCACCTGGAACCAGGCACTGAAGATGAATATGTATGTGAATTCTACAGGACATATCCCGTTCCGATACAAAACTTTCTCGGGAAAGGCACAAAGCTGGTCTCAG gaccaacaccagcaccaaTGTCAGGAACACCGGTGCCGGTCTGCCCCTCTGCATACACAGTCCCACAGTGCCCAGAGCTCGGACCTCTAAACTGGGgactggtgggcctggctggcTCCCTGCTTCTCTGCTGCTTCATGGTCACATGTGCCTACATACAGCTGAGG GTCAAGCAGGAAAAAGATATGGATGCTTCACTGACATATGTGGCTATGCAG CCTCCCCAGTCCCATATGGAACACATG CAGAATGGTGACGCAGAAAGCAACACCACCTACATGGACATGCGCAAAATGCAGTTACAAGGCAGGACATCACGAAGAGACATGAACTACAATTCCCAACAGATGACTCACTGA
- the LOC133117016 gene encoding tubulin monoglutamylase TTLL4-like — translation MPTCVCLQPPLQQPGQGVFVCASCANAVKDGGRASALVPASPQPSSVAPVSRPVPLEPRTPSSGSSWPSETLRIRSTLLGKRAFSAQPSFLPRTMPINESSPWDGRQLKGGPDGNVRLSDAKKVPSLPRGDPTPTSLSTSGCYGDPMLLHTPEPVPQKWQNLKVEPDRAAVGQDLALGHKLEPVALNLHQGEGTYGWQQLESAKAVDTYRMTLLKLSGSVPHGEACGVDLCSSWAEVELAHPPSCPVNPLSVAPAPSLPPFPPPDPCLSDETEEPCSVPMEASTAPCLDPGSCVCDVPCSAAVGRCGAGDHGQSNGVSPELLSVCSVTTQISSIHLTKEGLPLAAQPCSPCPVLQEQSALSQETEAVLSDCAEEEELAGRLESQCSGDDEDGSEASALSDSSTAMLALPNVEELTSHEDCRTEKPALVPSLFPSTPPTLYFSTADERVAMLPPEQSRLLKWKMSSVTPNVVKHTLARSHFSPTKNGHDWLGCWGHHMRSIGFRALHEHQKLNHFPGSFQIGRKDRLWRNLSKMQIIFGRREYSFFPQSFVLPQDLKLLRKAWEAGRRLKWIIKPPASARGNGIQVIHRWSQLPRKRPLLVQKYLHKPFLIDGSKFDLRIYVYVSSYDPLRIYIFTDGLVRFASCKYSSSMKSLSNKFMHLTNYSVNKTNSEYRSNDDDQSCQGHKWTLKALWQYLGRKGVSTTQVWEKIKDIVIKTIIAADPYVNRNIQTHLRSAYSCHELFGFDIMLDEALKPWLLEVNISPSMHSSSALDLSVKGQMVRDLLNLAGFVLPRPEVVDAADSTSGSVCAEVKERPGLMSHLSPDEKAKRLHYESHRFADQEFLSSLLDVLTPGDVRALVQAEDELNRRGEFERVFPSSVSSRYMRFFQKPRYLNILLCMWEQQNRGDRGQGVSLLRTLCQRGVHLGRSSDPACAWSLESSAGQEFEPNVNLSLSQDAFVSGVESRDQDLSQADL, via the exons atgccgacctgtgtgtgcctgcagccCCCTCTGCAGCAGCCAGGGcagggggtgtttgtgtgcgctAGCTGTGCTAACGCTGTCAAGGATGGAGGCAGAGCCTCCGCTTTAGTGCCTGCCAGCCCCCAACCTTCCAGTGTTGCTCCTGTCTCCAGACCTGTCCCGCTGGAGCCCAGGACTCCTAGTTCTGGGTCCTCCTGGCCCTCCGAAACCCTCCGGATCCGCTCCACTCTGCTCGGCAAGAGGGCCTTTTCCGCACAGCCCTCCTTCCTGCCCAGAACCATGCCCATAAACGAGTCCTCCCCCTGGGATGGCCGCCAGCTGAAGGGTGGCCCCGATGGAAATGTGCGACTCTCTGACGCTAAAAAAGTGCCTTCACTCCCCCGGGGTgatcccacccccacctccctgtcCACTTCTGGTTGCTACGGTGACCCCATGCTGCTGCACACTCCTGAGCCCGTGCCGCAGAAATGGCAGAACCTTAAAGTCGAACCGGACCGGGCAGCAGTGGGCCAGGACCTCGCACTAGGCCACAAATTGGAGCCTGTGGCCCTGAATCTCCACCAGGGGGAGGGCACGTATGGCTGGCAGCAGCTCGAGAGTGCCAAGGCAGTGGACACATACAGGATGACCCTGCTCAAGCTGAGCGGGAGTGTGCCCCACGGGGAGGCCTGCGGAGTGGACCTGTGTTCCTCCTGGGCGGAGGTAGAACTAGcacaccccccctcctgccctgttAACCCCCTTTCTGTAGCCCCGGCACCATCCCTGCCCCCATTCCCACCTCCAGATCCTTGCCTTTCCGACGAGACTGAGGAGCCCTGTTCCGTTCCCATGGAGGCCTCTACAGCCCCCTGTCTCGACCCCGGCAGCTGTGTCTGTGACGTGCCATGCTCCGCTGCGGTCGGCCGGTGCGGTGCCGGAGACCACGGCCAAAGTAACGGCGTCTCCCCTGaactcctctctgtgtgctcgGTGACCACCCAGATATCCTCCATACACCTGACCAAGGAGGGCCTTCCGCTCGCTGCGCAGCCCTGCTccccctgccctgtcctgcAGGAGCAGAGTGCCCTGAG TCAGGAGACGGAGGCTGTGCTGTCGGACTgtgctgaggaagaggagctggCAGGCAGGCTGGAGAGCCAGTGCAGTGGAGACGACGAAG ATGGCTCTGAAGCGTCCGCTCTGAGTGATTCCTCTACGGCCATGCTGGCTCTGCCAAA TGTGGAGGAGCTGACCTCCCATGAGGACTGCAGAACAGAAAAACCAGCCCTGGTGCCAAGCCTGTTCCCCTCCACTCCCCCGACATTGTACTTCAGCACTGccgatgagagag TGGCGATGCTGCCTCCTGAGCAGAGCAGACTGCTGAAGTGGAAGATGAGCTCTGTCACGCCCAACGTGGTGAAGCACACCCTCGCACGCTCTCACTTTAGCCCCACCAAGA ACGGCCACGACTGGCTTGGCTGTTGGGGGCACCATATGAGGTCTATAGGATTCAGAGCCCTTCATGAGCACCAGAAG CTGAACCACTTCCCCGGATCCTTCCAGATCGGCCGGAAGGACCGGCTGTGGCGGAACCTGTCCAAGATGCAGATAATTTTCGGCCGACGGGAGTACAGCTTCTTCCCACAATCCTTTGTGCTTCCACAGGACTTGAAGCTGCTGAGGAAGGCCTGGGAAGCGGGCCGCCGGCTGAAGTGGATCATCAAGCCG CCTGCCTCGGCACGGGGAAACGGGATTCAGGTCATTCACCGCTGGAGTCAGCTGCCCCGCAAGAGACCTCTCCTGGTGCAGAA GTACCTTCACAAGCCCTTCCTGATTGACGGGAGCAAGTTCGACCTGCGGATCTACGTGTACGTCTCCTCCTATGACCCTTTGCGCATCTACATCTTCACCGACGGCCTCGTCCGCTTCGCCAGCTGCAA GTATTCCTCCTCAATGAAAAGCCTGAGCAATAAGTTCATGCACTTAACCAACTACAGCGTGAACAAGACTAACTCTGAGTACCGGAGTAATGACGATGACCAGTCCTGCCAGGGTCACAAGTG GACTTTGAAAGCACTGTGGCAGTACCTAGGGAGAAAGGGGGTGAGCACCACACAGGTCTGGGAGAAGATCAAAGATATCGTGATCAAAACCATCATTGC GGCAGATCCGTATGTGAACAGAAATATCCAGACACACCTGAGGTCGGCCTACAGCTGCCATGAGCTGTTTGGCTTCGACATCATGCTGGATGAAGCCCTGAAACCATGGCTGCTGGAGGTTAACATCTCCCCAAG TATGCACTCCAGCTCGGCGCTGGATCTCAGTGTGAAAGGACAGATGGTGCGGGACCTGCTCAACCTGGCAGGGTTTGTCCTTCCCCGGCCGGAGGTGGTGGACGCAGCTGACAGCACCAGCGGCAG tgtgtgtgctgaggtgAAGGAGCGTCCAGGACTCATGTCACACCTGTCTCCTGATGAGAAAGCCAAAAGGTTGCACTACGAAAGCCACCGCTTTGCAGACCag gagttCCTGTCCTCTCTGCTGGACGTCCTGACCCCCGGGGACGTGCGGGCGCTGGTGCAGGCGGAGGACGAGCTGAATCGGCGGGGGGAGTTTGAGCGAGTCTTCCCCTCTTCCGTCTCCTCCCGCTACATGCGCTTCTTCCAGAAGCCCCGCTACCTCAACATCCTGCTCTGCATGTGGGAGCAGCAGAACCGCGGCGACAGGGGCCaag GTGTCAGCCTGCTGAGGACTCTCTGTCAGAGGGGCGTACACTTGGGCAGATCCTCTGACCCCGCATGTGCT TGGTCACTTGAATCCTCAGCCGGCCAGGAGTTTGAACCCAACGTgaacctctccctctcacaggaTGCCTTCGTGTCTGG TGTGGAGTCCAGGGACCAGGACTTGTCCCAGGCGGATCTGTGA